DNA sequence from the Juglans microcarpa x Juglans regia isolate MS1-56 chromosome 5S, Jm3101_v1.0, whole genome shotgun sequence genome:
TaaccctttcctttttgttctcGACTaccataatttataatttatgatcatgttaaaatcatgagattattttgttattgtacattatattatgataaataatatttacaatcgtaaaatattatataaacgtaacgtaatttcttttgaaaaaatgtgagtaaatataagattcacgtaaaaaaaattaattatttaataataaactttgttatattttaaaacgaTTGTAAGACGCTTGCGCATCTTATACGACTATATCTATAATTAGTCTTATATTATAAGGAGAAATATGGTTATCATTATTCATGGATAAATTCTTAGCATTGCTGCTTATCACAATGGTATAAAAAAGATGTACgtaagaagaaaaactaaacataaaaattattaaaaaagaaatgatagttataatCGTAAGTGTGTAAgcatcgtataattattttaaaaaaagtaaataaatataagattcatataaaaaaaatattaataattttttaataataaattttattcttttataaaacgACTATATAATACTTGCTCACTCTAAAACCACACgtagaattattctttcttGAAAGGATTTGATTAAATGCGTACGACCGTTCATACAATGCCCAAAATAATGATCCGCTGTTTCTTATTGTTTCAGTAGCCTGTCGGAGGCAGCTGCTCGTGAGTTTGGTTGATGAAAAAGATGTCGTACACAATTCCCGCTAGTCCACCACCGACAAGAGGTCCAGCCCAGTACACCCAGTGGTTCTCCCAGGACCAACTCACCAAGGCGGGACCGAACGAAACTGCTGGGTTCAGGGAAGCTCCATCAAACGCACCACCCGCTAGAATGTTAGCACCCAAAATAAATCCGATGGCAATGGGGGCGATAACTCCCAAATTACCCTTCTTTGGATCGAGTGCAGTGGCGTAGACTGTGTAAACTAAACTAAAAGTCATCACAATCTCGAAGACGAAGGCGTTCCAGACGCTCACTCCTGAAGACAGAGAGAAAGCACTGGTGGTCTGTGCCAGGCACAATAACAAAATGTAAGTTACAATCAGATAACAACTATGAAAGTATTGTGTTAAGCAGCATTGAGCATGAAATTATCAATGATTATAATCTCACCAAGCCGCCGGTGGAGAACTTAAGAAGCAGGCAAGCAACGGTGGAGCCAAGGAGCTGGGCTATCCAGTATAGGATGC
Encoded proteins:
- the LOC121267009 gene encoding aquaporin TIP1-1-like encodes the protein MPIRNIAVGRPQEAIHPDALKAALAEFISTLIFVFAGEGSGMAFNKLTNDSSTTPAGLVAAALAHAFGLFVAVSVSANISGGHVNPAVTFGAFIGGNITLLRGILYWIAQLLGSTVACLLLKFSTGGLTTSAFSLSSGVSVWNAFVFEIVMTFSLVYTVYATALDPKKGNLGVIAPIAIGFILGANILAGGAFDGASLNPAVSFGPALVSWSWENHWVYWAGPLVGGGLAGIVYDIFFINQTHEQLPPTGY